From the genome of Ignavibacteriales bacterium, one region includes:
- the recN gene encoding DNA repair protein RecN, with translation MLKSLLIKDYALIENIQVEFGKGLNIITGETGAGKSILIDAMGLLLGERASTEVVRKDSDKSVVEGVFDITGNKKVRELLLANELENNDDLIVRREISLKGTNRCFLNDTPVTLNLIKEVGDLLVDLHGQHEHQSLLRTDTHIEMLDDFSNLESDLEKFRFAHHNLNSLLKEYRELRDKEKLLRDKKELYEFQIKEIDEVNPQFGEEEKLEEELKILENSEKLLSSANEIYENLYDSENSIQDRLGETKNKLSELARIDKSFLEKLGECESAFAILNEISSFLRSYKERIDIEPERLEEARLRLGAINLLKKKYGGTINLVIEHREKIGKEYELAENFSSKISEFDKLINEARKECGLIAKKLSMERKLISKKIKKEIEEALKSLGISDSIFEAKIINQTADGNDENFISVDGKKYKFNSRGYDEVEFFVSTNAGEDPKPLVKVASGGEISRIMLALKSILAKSDRLPILIFDEIDTGVSGRIAQKVGQVLKSLASFHQIVAITHLPQIAGLSDYHFAVEKKKSGDRVVSSISKLNDDERIKEVAKLMSGEKITESALSGARELMGLVKK, from the coding sequence ATGCTCAAATCGCTTCTTATTAAAGATTACGCTCTCATTGAGAATATCCAGGTTGAATTTGGCAAAGGTCTAAATATCATTACGGGTGAAACAGGTGCCGGTAAATCGATCTTGATTGATGCAATGGGATTACTTCTTGGCGAACGCGCATCAACTGAAGTTGTGCGCAAAGACTCAGACAAATCTGTTGTTGAAGGTGTATTTGATATAACTGGAAATAAAAAAGTAAGAGAATTGCTTCTAGCCAACGAACTCGAGAATAATGATGATCTAATTGTCCGGCGCGAAATTTCTCTAAAAGGGACCAACAGATGTTTTCTGAACGATACTCCTGTTACACTTAATCTGATTAAAGAAGTAGGCGATTTGCTGGTTGATCTGCATGGTCAGCATGAGCACCAATCATTATTACGAACTGATACTCATATCGAAATGCTGGATGATTTTTCAAATCTTGAAAGTGATTTGGAAAAATTTAGATTCGCCCATCACAATTTAAATTCACTTTTAAAGGAATATCGCGAACTGCGCGATAAAGAAAAATTACTTCGCGACAAAAAAGAACTATACGAATTTCAGATCAAAGAGATTGATGAAGTAAATCCTCAATTTGGTGAAGAAGAAAAACTAGAAGAGGAATTGAAAATTCTTGAAAACTCGGAAAAGTTACTTTCGTCTGCCAACGAGATTTATGAAAATTTATATGATTCTGAAAATTCAATTCAAGACCGGCTAGGTGAAACAAAAAATAAATTATCGGAACTGGCGCGGATTGATAAATCATTTTTAGAAAAACTAGGTGAATGTGAATCGGCATTTGCAATCCTGAATGAAATTTCTTCCTTCCTGCGAAGTTATAAGGAAAGAATAGATATTGAGCCGGAACGGCTGGAAGAAGCCAGGCTTCGGCTGGGTGCTATCAATCTCTTAAAGAAAAAATACGGAGGTACGATAAATTTAGTTATCGAACACCGTGAAAAGATTGGAAAAGAATACGAACTTGCAGAAAATTTTAGCTCTAAAATTTCTGAATTCGATAAACTGATAAATGAAGCACGCAAAGAATGCGGTTTAATTGCAAAAAAACTTTCTATGGAAAGAAAATTGATTTCCAAAAAAATTAAAAAGGAAATTGAAGAAGCGCTTAAGTCTCTTGGTATTTCCGACTCCATATTCGAAGCTAAGATTATAAATCAAACAGCAGATGGAAACGATGAAAATTTTATTTCGGTTGACGGTAAAAAATATAAATTCAATAGCCGCGGATACGATGAAGTTGAATTCTTTGTTTCTACAAATGCCGGTGAAGATCCTAAACCGCTTGTTAAAGTTGCCTCCGGCGGAGAAATTTCGCGAATAATGCTTGCGTTAAAATCAATTCTCGCAAAGTCGGACCGGCTTCCAATTTTAATCTTTGATGAAATTGATACCGGTGTTAGCGGAAGAATTGCGCAGAAAGTGGGACAAGTTTTAAAATCGCTCGCTTCATTTCATCAGATAGTTGCAATTACTCATCTTCCTCAGATTGCAGGACTTTCGGATTATCATTTTGCGGTGGAAAAGAAAAAATCCGGCGATCGTGTAGTTAGTTCTATTAGTAAATTGAACGATGACGAGCGGATAAAGGAAGTTGCAAAACTAATGAGCGGAGAAAAAATTACAGAATCCGCTCTCAGCGGCGCTAGAGAATTAATGGGTTTGGTAAAGAAATGA
- a CDS encoding ATP-dependent Clp protease proteolytic subunit: MKLALDAFVKTTLDGKLRELEQLLDADVIFFSGNIYEGYVKIFREFIEELKTDTTQKDKLYIFLRTPGGTAIAAEKMVNVVRHHYKEVNFIILDYAMSAGTIFCMSGDNILMDYSSCLGPIDPQIQVGEQLVPALGYLDKVNELIEKSRNLTLTNAEFVMLQNQDLAKLRSYEQARDLSISLLKEWLVKYKFKNWATHVSNPEKVGQAVTQAD; this comes from the coding sequence ATGAAACTAGCACTTGATGCTTTCGTAAAAACTACTCTTGATGGAAAACTAAGAGAATTGGAACAGTTATTAGATGCAGATGTAATTTTCTTTTCTGGAAATATTTACGAGGGTTATGTCAAAATATTTAGGGAGTTCATAGAAGAGTTAAAAACAGATACGACTCAAAAAGATAAACTGTATATCTTTTTAAGAACACCTGGTGGAACTGCAATTGCGGCCGAAAAAATGGTAAATGTTGTTAGACATCATTATAAAGAAGTTAATTTTATTATACTTGATTATGCAATGTCGGCTGGAACAATTTTTTGTATGAGTGGCGACAATATTCTTATGGATTATTCATCGTGTTTAGGCCCCATTGACCCACAAATTCAAGTTGGAGAACAACTAGTACCTGCTCTAGGCTACTTAGATAAAGTTAATGAGTTAATTGAAAAATCAAGAAACCTTACTTTAACAAATGCTGAATTCGTAATGCTTCAGAATCAAGACTTAGCCAAACTTAGAAGCTATGAACAAGCACGCGACTTGTCAATCTCGCTATTAAAAGAGTGGTTAGTGAAATATAAATTTAAAAATTGGGCTACTCATGTGAGTAACCCCGAAAAAGTGGGTCAAGCTGTAACTCAAGCAGATTAG
- a CDS encoding SET domain-containing protein yields the protein MHNKRPYFEKELEVKESLLHGRGILTTIDILADQVICIIEGEVIDEAECIRREDEEGNVYIFCNGDNYIDTFKTEVIRNLNHFCTPNCYVDDRDESSLVLVAERDIKAGEELTIDYDYEEIYEHCNCEVCRNRKAV from the coding sequence ATGCATAATAAAAGACCATATTTTGAAAAAGAATTAGAAGTAAAAGAATCTTTACTTCACGGAAGAGGAATCTTGACAACGATTGATATTCTCGCCGATCAAGTAATTTGTATTATAGAAGGTGAAGTAATAGATGAAGCAGAATGTATTCGCAGAGAGGATGAAGAAGGGAATGTTTACATTTTTTGTAATGGTGATAATTATATCGATACTTTTAAGACCGAGGTGATAAGAAATTTGAATCATTTTTGCACACCGAACTGCTATGTGGATGACCGGGATGAATCTTCTCTTGTTCTAGTTGCTGAACGTGATATTAAAGCCGGGGAAGAATTAACGATTGATTACGACTATGAAGAAATTTATGAGCATTGTAATTGTGAAGTATGCAGGAATAGGAAGGCTGTATAA
- a CDS encoding MBL fold metallo-hydrolase — protein MIKFLPLGGADDIGASCFYINISDTGILLDCGIHPRKKGLDSLPKFELLKDLPLDFVFISHAHQDHIGSLPFLVQRIPHVIIFSTPQTKEIAELTLHNAANILANSQHEESGLRIYTHEEIDLLVRSIRTVEYETTFSLKGLRQLSPSPINITFFDAGHILGAAAILIEHNEQKIFYSGDINLSDQTIMTGADLSKVKKIDTLILESTYAGTDSSKLGTWLSEQKRFAKEANQILRSGASILISVFALGKTQELLASIHLLMKKGLLTETNIYTGGIGKEISSLYDRSRYLVRRKNIELVFRNIPQNNLFEIEDYNYFKKNPGIVLASSGMMLEGTTSFRLLDFWLRQEAFAIFGVGYMDSETPGYKIMNAKRGDVVQLSEFRSPQKINCHIEKFYFPSHSKREELIKIVEITSPNRVIIVHGESQSHDWLGLQILTLHKKTKLYSAQVGNQINLDFD, from the coding sequence ATGATAAAATTTTTACCGCTTGGCGGCGCCGATGATATCGGCGCAAGTTGTTTCTATATTAACATTTCAGACACAGGCATACTTCTCGATTGCGGAATACACCCGCGTAAAAAAGGTTTAGACTCACTCCCCAAATTTGAACTATTAAAAGATCTGCCGCTTGATTTTGTTTTTATAAGTCATGCTCATCAAGATCATATCGGGTCGCTTCCGTTTTTAGTTCAACGCATTCCTCACGTAATAATATTTTCAACTCCGCAAACTAAAGAAATTGCTGAACTCACACTTCACAATGCAGCAAACATATTAGCTAATAGTCAACATGAAGAGAGCGGACTCAGAATATACACGCACGAAGAAATTGATCTTCTGGTTAGAAGTATTCGGACTGTGGAATATGAAACAACTTTTTCATTAAAAGGATTGCGGCAGTTATCTCCTTCACCAATAAATATTACATTTTTTGATGCTGGACATATACTTGGCGCCGCTGCCATTTTAATTGAGCACAATGAACAAAAAATTTTTTATTCGGGAGACATCAATCTCTCGGATCAAACTATAATGACCGGTGCGGATCTTTCGAAAGTAAAAAAAATAGATACGCTAATTCTAGAATCTACTTACGCCGGTACGGATTCCAGCAAACTCGGCACATGGTTGAGTGAACAAAAAAGATTTGCCAAGGAAGCAAATCAGATATTGAGGAGTGGTGCCTCTATTCTTATCTCGGTTTTTGCTCTTGGTAAGACTCAAGAACTGCTTGCATCAATTCATTTGTTGATGAAAAAAGGATTGCTGACCGAAACAAATATCTACACAGGTGGAATCGGAAAAGAAATTTCATCTTTGTATGACCGCAGCCGGTATCTGGTAAGAAGAAAAAATATTGAACTTGTTTTTCGGAATATTCCGCAGAACAATTTATTCGAAATTGAAGACTATAATTATTTTAAGAAAAATCCCGGGATCGTTCTTGCTTCAAGCGGAATGATGCTTGAAGGCACCACATCCTTCCGGCTTCTAGATTTTTGGCTGAGACAAGAGGCGTTTGCAATTTTTGGGGTTGGCTATATGGATTCTGAAACGCCCGGATACAAAATTATGAATGCAAAAAGAGGTGATGTTGTTCAACTAAGCGAATTCCGTTCACCGCAAAAAATAAATTGCCATATTGAAAAATTTTATTTTCCTTCTCATTCAAAGAGAGAGGAACTGATAAAAATTGTTGAAATCACGTCGCCGAACCGGGTAATAATTGTCCACGGCGAAAGCCAGTCTCATGACTGGCTTGGTTTGCAAATTCTTACATTACATAAAAAGACCAAACTTTATTCAGCACAAGTCGGCAATCAAATAAATTTGGATTTTGATTAA
- a CDS encoding YihY/virulence factor BrkB family protein, producing MLRIKILKKIGSVISLKTYKKIIEFIRYYFLGLFKRMDENNLFFAGAGISFSLFLGMIPFILFMFSLLGNIFDQSTIETQLNNLIDQTIPYPSYANYVKRLIISRLPEVIQYKTLAGFIGIIGLLFTSTWIFSSIRTILNQIYHVKILKGYLYGLFRDILMVILLVFLISLTTFMYPAVKLFYEVTKYYPSIQQLTASPLWTVGLYALSLGLMFGMFFLLYYLIPYEQLGKKVAYVSAFWATLLWEVARNVFRYYINSTLGSNPLYGAFVLILAILLWVFYSACLFIVGAEIGQLFRERNLLKNAR from the coding sequence ATGTTGCGCATTAAAATTCTAAAAAAGATCGGTTCAGTTATTTCATTAAAAACTTATAAAAAAATAATTGAATTCATCCGTTATTATTTTCTCGGACTTTTTAAAAGGATGGATGAGAATAATCTTTTTTTTGCCGGCGCTGGAATTTCATTCTCACTTTTTCTCGGAATGATCCCTTTCATACTTTTTATGTTTTCGCTGCTCGGAAATATATTCGATCAGTCGACTATAGAAACTCAATTGAACAATCTCATCGATCAAACTATTCCTTACCCTTCTTATGCAAATTATGTCAAACGTTTGATCATTTCCAGACTGCCGGAAGTAATACAATATAAAACTCTAGCGGGATTTATTGGTATCATCGGTTTGCTATTTACATCAACATGGATCTTCAGCAGTATTCGAACAATTCTTAATCAAATTTATCATGTAAAAATATTGAAAGGATATCTTTACGGGTTGTTCAGAGATATTCTAATGGTAATCTTGCTCGTGTTTTTGATTTCGCTTACAACATTTATGTACCCGGCAGTAAAATTATTCTATGAAGTGACGAAATATTATCCTTCAATACAGCAATTAACCGCGAGTCCCCTCTGGACAGTTGGCTTATATGCATTATCGCTTGGGTTAATGTTTGGAATGTTTTTTCTGCTTTATTACTTGATTCCTTATGAACAGCTTGGTAAAAAAGTTGCGTACGTAAGCGCATTTTGGGCTACACTGCTTTGGGAAGTTGCACGCAATGTATTCAGATATTATATCAATTCCACCTTAGGCAGCAATCCGCTTTACGGCGCTTTTGTTCTTATTCTTGCAATACTTCTATGGGTCTTTTACTCCGCATGTTTGTTCATTGTAGGTGCGGAGATTGGTCAACTCTTTAGAGAAAGGAACTTATTAAAGAATGCTAGGTAA
- the purL gene encoding phosphoribosylformylglycinamidine synthase subunit PurL, with product MKEPLVNLSLAREHGLTEEEYGWICDKLGRTPTFTELGIFSVMWSEHCSYKNSIALLKTLPRSGGRLLVGAGEENAGLVDIGDGLAIAFKIESHNHPSAVEPYQGAATGVGGILRDIFTMGARPIACLNSLRFGSLTDPRTRYLFEGVVKGIGDYGNCFGVPTVGGEIYFDESYKGNPLVNAMAIGIVDTNLVVSATAKGKGNPVMIVGSSTGRDGIHGATFASEEISAKSEAKRPSVQVGDPFTEKLLLEATLEIIKQDLVIGIQDMGAAGISCSTSEMSAKGESGMIIDLNKVPLREEGMSAYEIMLSESQERMLVVAKKGCEERVKHIFEKWDLHCEIIGEVTDSEKVIINYEGEKKVEISPVELVLGGNAPVYIRETEEPKYLEETRKFNLKSLPETDNVSEAFEKIFSSPNIASKQWVYQQYDSMVRTNTVVGPGSDAAVILIKDSDKAIAAKTDCNGRYVYLNPKEGTKIAVAESARNVVCSGAVPLAITNCLNFGNPYKPEMYWTFKKAIEGMGEACKFFKTPVTGGNVSFYNESPDTAVYPTPVIGMVGLIEKLENITTAQFKNDGDLVYLLGEDYEEVGGSEYLKVIHDLVTGEIPKIDLQTEKDLHKLIMHLIENGLVNSAHDISDGGIMCALAECCIIDQEKPVGAHVHIPVKTREDFSFFSESQSRVIITVNPDNQEKFEEAASKSFTPFVLIGETGGKSLNVNDQYDYPFQLLFDLYYSAIPKRMNVAH from the coding sequence ATGAAAGAACCGTTAGTAAATTTAAGTTTAGCGCGTGAACACGGATTAACCGAAGAAGAATACGGATGGATATGCGACAAACTTGGCAGAACGCCGACCTTCACGGAATTAGGGATTTTTTCGGTAATGTGGAGCGAACATTGCAGTTATAAAAATTCAATTGCACTTCTTAAAACTTTACCGCGCAGCGGCGGAAGATTGTTAGTTGGTGCCGGAGAAGAAAATGCCGGACTTGTAGATATAGGTGATGGGCTGGCTATAGCATTTAAAATTGAAAGTCATAATCATCCGTCGGCAGTTGAACCTTATCAGGGTGCCGCTACAGGTGTAGGCGGAATTTTAAGAGATATTTTTACGATGGGTGCCCGCCCAATTGCATGTTTAAATTCACTTCGGTTTGGATCTCTAACAGATCCGCGCACAAGATATTTATTCGAGGGCGTTGTAAAAGGAATTGGCGATTATGGAAATTGCTTCGGTGTGCCAACCGTCGGCGGAGAAATTTATTTTGATGAATCATACAAGGGAAACCCTCTTGTAAATGCAATGGCAATCGGAATTGTTGATACAAACCTTGTTGTATCTGCAACAGCAAAAGGAAAAGGAAATCCGGTAATGATCGTCGGTTCATCAACCGGCAGAGACGGAATTCACGGCGCAACATTTGCCTCGGAAGAAATTTCTGCAAAATCGGAGGCAAAACGTCCTTCGGTTCAAGTCGGTGACCCCTTCACTGAAAAACTTTTACTTGAAGCGACATTAGAAATTATAAAACAAGATTTGGTAATTGGCATACAGGATATGGGTGCGGCGGGTATTTCTTGTTCAACTTCTGAAATGAGCGCCAAAGGTGAATCCGGAATGATAATAGACCTAAACAAAGTTCCGCTTCGTGAAGAGGGAATGAGCGCTTATGAAATTATGCTTTCCGAGAGCCAGGAAAGAATGCTAGTCGTTGCTAAAAAAGGATGCGAAGAAAGAGTAAAACATATTTTTGAAAAATGGGATTTACATTGCGAGATAATTGGTGAAGTAACCGATTCTGAAAAGGTAATTATTAATTACGAAGGCGAAAAGAAAGTCGAGATTTCGCCGGTAGAATTGGTTCTCGGAGGCAATGCGCCAGTTTATATCCGGGAGACTGAGGAACCGAAATATCTTGAAGAGACGCGTAAATTTAATTTGAAAAGTTTACCCGAAACGGATAATGTTTCCGAAGCATTCGAAAAAATATTTTCATCACCGAACATTGCATCAAAGCAATGGGTCTATCAGCAATACGATTCAATGGTTCGCACAAATACAGTAGTCGGTCCCGGTTCCGATGCCGCCGTAATTTTAATTAAGGATTCGGACAAGGCAATTGCCGCTAAGACGGATTGCAATGGAAGGTATGTTTATCTAAATCCCAAAGAAGGAACTAAAATTGCGGTTGCGGAATCTGCCCGCAATGTTGTTTGCAGCGGAGCTGTTCCGCTTGCTATTACTAACTGTCTAAATTTTGGTAATCCCTACAAACCGGAAATGTATTGGACATTTAAGAAAGCAATTGAAGGAATGGGTGAAGCGTGCAAATTTTTTAAAACACCTGTTACCGGCGGCAATGTAAGTTTTTATAATGAAAGTCCGGATACCGCCGTTTATCCAACACCCGTTATAGGAATGGTTGGATTGATTGAAAAACTTGAAAATATTACTACGGCACAATTTAAAAATGACGGCGATTTAGTTTATCTGCTTGGCGAAGATTATGAAGAAGTGGGCGGAAGCGAGTATTTGAAAGTGATTCATGATTTAGTTACGGGAGAAATTCCTAAAATTGATCTTCAAACAGAAAAAGATTTGCATAAATTAATTATGCACCTCATCGAAAATGGTTTGGTAAATTCCGCACACGATATTTCCGATGGCGGAATAATGTGTGCGCTTGCCGAGTGCTGTATTATTGATCAGGAAAAACCGGTTGGTGCTCATGTTCATATTCCAGTTAAAACGAGAGAAGATTTTTCATTTTTTTCCGAATCCCAATCGCGAGTTATTATTACCGTAAATCCGGATAATCAAGAAAAGTTCGAAGAAGCTGCATCAAAAAGTTTTACTCCATTTGTATTGATCGGTGAAACGGGCGGCAAGAGTTTGAATGTAAACGACCAATACGATTATCCCTTTCAGCTTCTTTTTGATCTGTATTATTCTGCAATTCCAAAGAGAATGAATGTTGCGCATTAA
- a CDS encoding PP2C family protein-serine/threonine phosphatase, which produces MKNSFQNHKYWFVAAAIIFVLMIVLYPFSVFNTMEMGITRPEAIAIAQKYLLREHFDLNGFSSEAFLDNSPIENRYILKKLGNAGFKEYIKNKKRSTLSWVVMFHQDLPKQIAATTYYVDISNEGEIFGFNREIPDTASIKSLSKPEATALIDTYIKQNLGDEFQGFNLVESKEDSYRNRSDYSFRWEKNETKLPGKLIILAKIQGNRVGSFSYYFEVPQIERGYFTSAEAIYGTVSAIFIIVLILIAFYLFLKKYHQGEIWVNVGRNIFILFFTISMIKIINSWPEIGQGSQLGNLSFTYMKIIILLINGFIIYFFLALLVFASWTVGESYARSLWPEKLKAADAFIKGHFFALNSGTSLMKGFVIGAAISLTVLIGGVVLNTPNSAAFICPTGFQEIFGGWLPALGSIFSGVTVSIISSIVITFFIVNISYQRWKKKWASILLTGLVTLLGFSISATPPSLNNFEINLLSYFIFGCFLAYLYFQFDLMVIGSAMFFYTIIPKGFTLLATNNSFYSWNFAFIILAVVAAPIIYFISRIRKEEFVMENYGLPSHIQRISERERLKKELEIAAKVQLSLLPKEEPKIPGYEISAISIPAVEAGGDYFDFVKLTGDKLGIAIGDVSGKGVGAAIYMTLTKGILQAHAEEDVSPKNVLGKVNRLLYKTIEKNTFVSMFYAILDTHRHTILYARAGHNPGILCSQESGGTKLLLSKGMALGLEEGHIFTSTLNEEEVSLKQGDIFVLYTDGFTEAMNERHEEYSEESLVKLIESNRNLSAHELLNLILKEVKKFVDNYPQHDDMTLVILKRL; this is translated from the coding sequence ATGAAAAATTCTTTTCAGAATCATAAATACTGGTTTGTTGCTGCAGCAATTATTTTTGTTTTGATGATTGTTCTCTATCCTTTCAGCGTATTTAATACTATGGAGATGGGTATAACACGCCCAGAAGCAATTGCCATAGCGCAAAAATATTTACTTAGAGAGCATTTTGATCTGAATGGATTTAGCAGTGAAGCGTTTTTAGACAACTCCCCGATTGAAAACAGATATATATTAAAAAAATTAGGCAACGCAGGTTTCAAAGAGTATATCAAAAATAAAAAGAGATCCACATTAAGCTGGGTCGTAATGTTCCACCAAGATTTGCCGAAGCAAATTGCAGCGACAACTTATTATGTTGATATTTCGAACGAAGGTGAAATTTTCGGATTCAACCGTGAAATTCCCGATACGGCCAGCATTAAATCTCTATCAAAACCGGAAGCTACCGCACTAATTGATACTTATATTAAACAAAACCTTGGTGATGAATTTCAAGGATTCAATTTGGTTGAATCGAAAGAAGATTCTTATCGCAATAGAAGCGATTATTCTTTCCGTTGGGAAAAAAATGAAACAAAATTGCCCGGCAAGCTGATAATTTTAGCCAAGATTCAAGGAAATAGAGTCGGTAGCTTTTCATATTATTTTGAAGTTCCCCAGATTGAACGCGGTTACTTTACTTCCGCCGAAGCAATTTACGGAACAGTCTCAGCTATATTCATAATTGTTCTGATATTAATCGCATTTTATCTTTTCCTCAAAAAATACCATCAAGGTGAAATTTGGGTAAATGTAGGGAGAAATATTTTCATCTTATTCTTTACGATTTCGATGATAAAAATCATCAACTCATGGCCTGAAATTGGGCAGGGATCTCAACTAGGAAACCTCTCTTTTACATATATGAAAATTATTATTCTGCTCATCAACGGATTTATAATTTATTTTTTCCTTGCACTTCTTGTTTTTGCAAGCTGGACGGTAGGTGAATCTTACGCCAGAAGTTTATGGCCGGAAAAATTAAAAGCCGCAGATGCATTTATTAAAGGACACTTCTTCGCTCTTAATTCCGGCACATCTTTGATGAAAGGATTTGTTATCGGTGCGGCAATTTCCCTTACCGTTTTGATCGGAGGCGTTGTTTTAAATACTCCGAATAGTGCGGCGTTTATTTGCCCGACCGGATTTCAAGAAATCTTCGGTGGCTGGCTGCCGGCTCTCGGCAGCATCTTCAGCGGTGTTACCGTTTCAATAATTTCATCAATTGTAATTACTTTTTTCATAGTTAACATTTCTTACCAGCGCTGGAAAAAGAAATGGGCTTCTATTTTATTAACAGGATTGGTTACACTTCTTGGATTTTCGATTTCCGCAACTCCGCCCTCGCTTAATAATTTTGAAATAAACTTACTTTCATATTTTATATTCGGATGTTTTCTTGCATATCTCTATTTCCAATTCGATTTGATGGTAATCGGCAGCGCCATGTTTTTCTATACGATTATTCCAAAAGGATTTACACTTCTGGCTACAAACAATTCTTTCTATTCATGGAATTTTGCTTTTATTATACTGGCAGTTGTGGCGGCACCAATAATTTATTTTATCAGCAGAATCCGTAAAGAAGAATTTGTGATGGAGAATTACGGCTTGCCTTCACATATTCAAAGAATTTCGGAACGTGAAAGATTGAAGAAAGAACTTGAGATCGCGGCAAAAGTTCAACTTAGTTTGCTGCCTAAAGAAGAGCCGAAAATTCCCGGTTACGAAATTTCCGCAATTAGTATTCCCGCAGTTGAAGCTGGCGGAGATTATTTTGATTTCGTTAAACTCACCGGAGATAAATTGGGAATAGCAATCGGCGATGTTTCCGGTAAAGGCGTGGGCGCCGCGATTTATATGACATTGACAAAAGGAATTTTACAGGCACATGCGGAAGAAGATGTATCGCCTAAAAATGTTTTGGGTAAAGTGAATCGTCTTCTCTATAAAACAATTGAGAAAAATACTTTTGTGAGTATGTTCTATGCGATTCTTGATACTCATAGGCATACAATTCTTTACGCTCGAGCCGGGCACAATCCGGGAATTCTTTGCAGTCAAGAGAGCGGCGGCACAAAACTTCTTCTAAGCAAAGGAATGGCGCTTGGATTGGAAGAAGGACACATATTCACCTCAACACTAAATGAAGAAGAGGTTTCTCTAAAACAAGGCGATATTTTTGTTCTTTATACTGACGGCTTTACCGAGGCAATGAATGAACGTCACGAAGAGTACAGTGAAGAAAGTTTAGTTAAACTAATCGAGAGCAATAGAAATTTAAGCGCGCATGAATTGCTTAATTTGATTCTGAAAGAGGTTAAAAAATTTGTTGATAATTATCCCCAGCACGACGATATGACTCTGGTTATTTTGAAACGGCTTTGA
- a CDS encoding response regulator transcription factor: MSNIKCIIIEDEPLAVKILSDYISKIHFLELNGTFKDAILATDYLRHNNVDLIFLDIHLPKLKGMTFLKTLTHPPAVIVTTAYHQYAVEGFNLNVTDYLLKPFDFERFLVAVTKVKTAEGENHQPHETQEIRDYIFLNVQKKKVKILFSEIVYIESQREYIKIITTKKEYISKMSTHEIEDLLPANLFKRVHRSFIISVSKIQSYTAKIVEVNGVAIPIGRGYIDNIENL; encoded by the coding sequence ATGTCTAATATAAAATGCATCATAATAGAAGATGAACCGTTGGCCGTAAAAATTTTATCGGATTATATTTCTAAAATACATTTCCTGGAATTGAATGGAACATTTAAAGATGCCATTCTTGCAACAGATTATTTACGGCATAATAATGTCGATCTAATCTTTTTAGATATTCACCTCCCGAAATTGAAAGGCATGACATTTTTAAAAACGCTTACACATCCTCCCGCGGTAATTGTTACAACAGCTTATCATCAATATGCCGTGGAAGGATTTAATCTAAACGTTACGGATTACTTGTTAAAGCCGTTTGATTTTGAGCGTTTTTTAGTAGCTGTGACTAAGGTAAAAACAGCGGAAGGAGAAAATCATCAGCCGCATGAAACCCAGGAGATACGGGATTATATATTTCTTAATGTGCAAAAAAAGAAGGTGAAAATATTATTTTCGGAGATCGTTTATATTGAAAGTCAACGGGAGTACATCAAAATCATTACAACTAAAAAAGAATACATTTCAAAAATGAGTACACATGAAATTGAAGACCTTTTACCGGCAAATCTCTTCAAACGAGTTCACCGCTCATTTATAATTTCGGTCAGCAAGATTCAATCATACACAGCTAAAATAGTTGAGGTAAATGGAGTAGCAATTCCAATCGGCAGGGGCTATATAGATAATATAGAAAATCTGTAG